In a genomic window of Spirosoma agri:
- a CDS encoding murein hydrolase activator EnvC family protein — MAQLTQRSRQALEKEKKQNLEKMGQIRTILTKTASEKQVGLGQLKALNQQISAQSEQINLLNKDLRLTESEIAELRENSNILKRDLTKLRAEYGSMVYAADKRRQQVNPMGFLFASDNFNQLVARYRYMRQYSDARQSQVRQMNNIQTMLQTKQQATQRKRQEQKGTIVAKVQESKKLESLKEEKNEVVKTLSQKEVELRAELAESRRSVGRLESMITRIILRERAERAEREARERAERVERERVARVEAARKAAERRRAEEAIAAAEKAGEKPAPTDVAKVERPVEPEPAPKKADERRNNNLNDEESALASSFTSSRSRLPWPVTKGFISDHFGRKAHPVLKGIYVENQGVDIQTNPGEGVRSVYDGVVQDVTNMPGMNTVVAIQHGDYFTVYAKLRSVSVRIGQRVKARESIGTVATDKNGVSEIQFQIWKEFTKLNPESWLQPH, encoded by the coding sequence ATGGCGCAGCTTACCCAGCGTAGTCGGCAGGCACTGGAAAAAGAGAAAAAGCAGAACCTGGAGAAAATGGGGCAAATCCGCACGATTCTCACGAAAACGGCTTCCGAAAAACAGGTCGGTCTGGGCCAGCTTAAAGCCCTGAATCAGCAGATTAGTGCCCAGTCGGAGCAGATCAATCTATTGAATAAGGACCTTCGACTGACCGAATCGGAAATTGCCGAGCTGCGCGAAAATAGCAACATACTCAAGCGTGATCTGACCAAGCTCAGAGCCGAGTACGGGTCAATGGTGTATGCGGCCGATAAACGCCGTCAGCAAGTCAATCCGATGGGATTCCTGTTTGCCTCCGATAATTTCAACCAGCTCGTTGCCCGTTACCGCTACATGCGCCAGTACTCCGATGCCCGGCAAAGTCAGGTACGGCAGATGAATAACATCCAGACGATGTTGCAAACCAAGCAACAGGCTACACAGCGGAAACGGCAGGAACAGAAGGGAACGATCGTTGCGAAGGTGCAGGAAAGCAAAAAGCTTGAGTCGCTCAAGGAAGAAAAGAACGAGGTTGTCAAAACACTTAGCCAGAAAGAAGTCGAACTGCGTGCCGAGCTGGCCGAAAGCCGTCGGTCGGTTGGTCGGCTGGAGTCGATGATCACGCGCATCATATTGCGCGAACGGGCAGAGCGGGCCGAACGGGAAGCGCGCGAACGGGCGGAGCGGGTCGAACGCGAACGGGTAGCCCGAGTGGAAGCCGCGCGGAAAGCAGCCGAACGCAGACGGGCCGAAGAAGCCATTGCAGCCGCTGAAAAGGCCGGCGAAAAGCCAGCCCCCACCGACGTGGCAAAAGTGGAACGTCCGGTCGAGCCGGAACCCGCGCCTAAAAAGGCAGACGAACGGCGTAACAACAACCTAAACGATGAGGAATCCGCGCTGGCCTCGTCATTTACGTCGTCACGATCCCGGCTGCCGTGGCCCGTTACGAAGGGGTTCATTTCGGACCACTTCGGTCGCAAAGCACACCCTGTTCTCAAGGGCATCTACGTCGAGAATCAGGGCGTCGATATTCAAACAAATCCTGGTGAAGGGGTTCGCTCCGTTTACGATGGCGTCGTTCAGGACGTGACTAACATGCCGGGAATGAACACGGTGGTAGCCATTCAGCACGGCGACTATTTTACGGTGTATGCCAAGTTACGGAGCGTTTCGGTACGCATCGGTCAACGCGTGAAAGCTCGCGAGTCGATCGGCACCGTTGCAACGGACAAAAATGGCGTCTCCGAAATCCAGTTTCAGATCTGGAAAGAATTTACCAAGCTCAATCCGGAGTCGTGGCTCCAGCCCCACTGA
- the panB gene encoding 3-methyl-2-oxobutanoate hydroxymethyltransferase — MSVHNPDIKRVTTHTIQELKNKGEKISALTAYDYSMARVVDAAGVEVILVGDSASNVMAGHETTLPITLDQMIYHASSVVRGVKRALVVVDLPFGSYQGNSSEALRSAIRIMKESGAHAVKMEGGQEIRESIVRILSAGVPVMGHLGLTPQSIYKFGTYAVRAKEEVEAQKLIDDAHMLQDIGCFGLVLEKIPATLTKKVSQSLAIPTIGIGAGPDADGQILVFHDVLGINNEFKPRFLRRYADLHTIMTEALAHYVDDVKANDFPNEKEAY, encoded by the coding sequence ATGTCTGTTCATAATCCCGATATCAAACGCGTTACCACGCACACCATTCAGGAACTGAAAAATAAAGGCGAGAAGATTTCTGCGCTGACCGCCTACGATTATTCAATGGCCCGCGTTGTCGATGCGGCTGGCGTTGAAGTGATCTTAGTGGGTGATTCAGCCTCGAACGTCATGGCGGGTCACGAAACAACCCTACCCATCACGCTCGATCAGATGATTTACCACGCCAGTTCGGTTGTTCGAGGTGTGAAGCGGGCATTAGTCGTGGTCGATCTACCATTTGGTTCGTATCAGGGAAACTCGTCCGAAGCCCTGCGCTCAGCGATTCGAATCATGAAAGAATCGGGTGCCCATGCTGTGAAGATGGAAGGTGGCCAGGAGATCCGAGAGTCAATTGTCCGTATCCTGAGCGCGGGCGTTCCGGTCATGGGCCATCTGGGGCTTACCCCGCAGTCTATTTATAAGTTCGGTACGTACGCCGTTCGGGCTAAGGAAGAAGTAGAAGCGCAAAAGCTCATTGATGATGCGCACATGCTTCAGGACATCGGCTGTTTTGGCCTCGTGCTCGAAAAGATTCCCGCAACGCTCACCAAAAAAGTATCACAAAGCCTCGCCATCCCAACCATTGGCATTGGTGCCGGACCCGATGCAGACGGTCAGATCCTGGTTTTCCATGATGTACTGGGCATCAACAATGAGTTCAAACCCCGGTTCCTCCGCCGGTATGCCGATCTGCATACGATTATGACTGAGGCTCTTGCGCATTACGTAGATGATGTGAAAGCGAACGACTTTCCGAACGAGAAGGAAGCATATTGA
- a CDS encoding tetratricopeptide repeat protein — translation MHHDTLTNMNKSYRFLLNRQLIGLIGGLSMVLWLTALPALAQRRRAKAEPDTAIAKPGSGSTTTVRMEEETLFAEGMRFMMTDEPAKAIAQFTKILQKYPNNAAAQYSTANALLKTGKTNEAIPHAAKAYSLDKQNKFYSLLLAELYVKQKRYSEAEELYEGLLKKGTENAEYGVELAAIYLFDEKPDKALETYNKVERELGLNEEIIRQKQRIYLKQNKIDKAIEEAEKLVASEPGDPDYLLEGAELLIANDRTDQAINWIDRALKLNADLPQAHVLLADIYRKKGDMARVSKELNQVLANPNLEAGLKARILSSYVGMTGENATAQQDAFSMAQNLAKTSPNDPKTQIMFADLLMQQGKKLEARDTYAKAARLDGSIYEVWGALLQLDGELNQVDSLLEHSQKALEVFPTQGLFWYSNGSANLFKRKYQEAVDALEESKKLLSATTDTAIKKGIDSQLGDAYNGIGDYAKSDEAYESVIKIDPLNDHVLNNYSYFLSLRKANLPRALQLAQKLVERNPTNATYLDTYAWVLYTAKDYAKAKQYLEKAVADPAGASGTIIEHYGDVLYQLGQPDKAAAQWKLAKTKGGGSPDLDKKIATGKL, via the coding sequence ATGCACCACGACACGCTGACCAACATGAATAAGTCATACAGATTCCTGCTTAATCGTCAACTGATCGGTCTGATTGGTGGCCTGAGCATGGTGCTTTGGTTAACGGCATTACCTGCACTGGCGCAACGAAGACGCGCTAAAGCCGAACCAGATACGGCCATTGCAAAGCCAGGTTCCGGCTCAACGACGACGGTACGTATGGAAGAAGAAACGCTGTTCGCCGAAGGAATGCGTTTTATGATGACCGACGAACCGGCAAAGGCCATTGCGCAGTTTACCAAGATTCTCCAGAAATACCCCAATAATGCGGCAGCCCAGTATTCAACAGCCAACGCGCTGCTGAAAACCGGCAAAACGAACGAGGCCATTCCCCATGCGGCCAAAGCCTATTCGCTCGATAAGCAAAACAAGTTTTACTCGCTTCTGCTGGCTGAATTATACGTCAAGCAGAAACGCTACAGCGAAGCCGAAGAACTGTACGAAGGGCTACTGAAAAAAGGAACCGAAAACGCCGAGTATGGCGTTGAGCTAGCCGCCATTTATCTCTTCGATGAAAAACCCGACAAAGCACTCGAAACTTACAATAAGGTAGAGCGGGAACTGGGCCTGAACGAAGAGATTATCCGGCAGAAACAACGGATCTACCTCAAACAGAACAAGATCGACAAAGCCATTGAAGAGGCCGAAAAATTAGTTGCTTCTGAACCGGGCGACCCTGATTATTTACTGGAAGGCGCTGAACTGCTCATTGCCAACGACCGCACCGATCAGGCCATCAACTGGATCGACCGAGCTCTGAAGCTGAACGCCGATCTGCCCCAGGCCCACGTGCTGCTGGCCGATATTTACCGGAAGAAAGGCGACATGGCCCGCGTCAGTAAAGAACTCAATCAGGTACTTGCCAACCCTAATCTGGAAGCGGGATTGAAAGCCCGGATTCTGTCGAGCTACGTTGGCATGACGGGCGAAAACGCAACGGCACAGCAGGATGCATTCAGCATGGCACAGAATTTGGCCAAAACATCGCCCAATGACCCAAAAACGCAGATAATGTTCGCTGATTTGCTGATGCAGCAGGGCAAGAAGCTTGAAGCGCGTGATACCTACGCCAAAGCAGCCCGGCTTGACGGGTCAATCTACGAGGTCTGGGGGGCGTTGCTGCAACTGGATGGCGAGCTAAATCAAGTCGATAGCTTGCTGGAGCATTCGCAGAAGGCGCTTGAAGTATTCCCGACGCAGGGGCTGTTCTGGTATTCCAATGGGTCCGCCAATCTGTTCAAACGCAAGTATCAGGAAGCCGTCGACGCGCTGGAAGAAAGCAAAAAACTACTGTCGGCCACCACTGACACGGCAATCAAAAAAGGAATCGACTCGCAGTTGGGCGATGCCTACAACGGTATTGGCGATTACGCGAAATCCGATGAGGCATACGAGTCAGTGATCAAGATAGATCCGCTGAACGATCATGTCCTCAACAATTATAGCTATTTCCTGTCACTGCGAAAAGCAAACCTGCCCCGTGCTTTGCAACTCGCGCAGAAACTCGTTGAACGGAATCCGACCAACGCGACGTATCTAGATACCTACGCCTGGGTACTTTACACAGCAAAAGATTATGCCAAGGCGAAGCAGTATCTGGAAAAAGCCGTGGCTGATCCTGCCGGTGCCAGTGGAACTATCATTGAACATTATGGCGACGTTCTCTATCAGCTTGGCCAGCCCGACAAGGCTGCTGCGCAATGGAAACTAGCCAAAACAAAGGGGGGTGGCAGCCCTGATCTGGACAAAAAAATTGCCACCGGAAAGTTGTAA
- a CDS encoding RluA family pseudouridine synthase encodes MAKKQFHVVYEDNHLLIVNKEPGILVQGDRTGDVTLLDVLKDYVKEKYDKPGEVFLGLVHRLDRPVSGLVVFARTSKALERMNEIFRKRQVQKTYWAVVRRKPPKTADKLVNWLVKDEQKNQVTVYDSEVANSQKAELSYRLMGKINEHYLIEVSPITGRPHQIRSQLAHIGCPIRGDVKYGYDRAVADKKIYLHARRLYFIHPVKKEPLICKAALPNDPFWEEFLELDDENYKDKNMDFIFE; translated from the coding sequence ATGGCAAAGAAACAGTTTCATGTTGTATACGAAGACAATCACCTGCTGATTGTCAATAAAGAGCCAGGGATTCTGGTGCAGGGCGACCGCACTGGTGATGTGACCCTGCTGGACGTGCTAAAAGATTACGTAAAAGAAAAATACGACAAACCCGGTGAAGTATTTTTGGGTCTGGTGCACCGGCTCGACCGCCCGGTGAGCGGGCTAGTCGTGTTTGCCCGGACCTCGAAGGCGCTGGAACGGATGAACGAAATTTTTCGCAAACGGCAGGTCCAGAAAACATACTGGGCAGTTGTTCGACGCAAGCCGCCCAAAACCGCCGATAAGCTGGTGAACTGGCTCGTTAAAGACGAACAGAAGAATCAGGTGACGGTCTATGATTCCGAAGTGGCCAACTCGCAGAAAGCGGAACTGTCGTATCGGCTCATGGGCAAAATAAACGAGCATTACCTGATCGAAGTGAGTCCAATTACGGGCCGTCCGCACCAGATTCGGTCGCAGCTGGCACACATCGGCTGTCCAATTCGGGGTGACGTCAAATACGGCTACGATCGTGCGGTGGCCGACAAAAAAATCTACCTCCACGCCCGTCGGCTGTATTTTATTCACCCCGTCAAGAAGGAGCCGCTTATTTGTAAGGCCGCTCTGCCGAACGATCCATTCTGGGAAGAATTTCTGGAGCTGGATGACGAAAACTACAAAGACAAGAACATGGATTTCATTTTTGAATAA
- a CDS encoding Ohr family peroxiredoxin, whose protein sequence is METLYTATVSNVGGREGDVKSLDGVLEMDIRRPVEMHGQGGKPNPEMLFAAAYSSCYNGALMGVAKKRKVILPEHAVEVSISLNQDGERMFLSGKIVVKAPGMDHDELQQLADTAHAVCPYSKAVKGNMDIKVEVLV, encoded by the coding sequence ATGGAAACCCTGTATACTGCCACCGTCAGCAACGTCGGCGGGCGCGAAGGAGATGTTAAATCGCTTGATGGTGTTCTGGAAATGGACATCCGGCGACCAGTTGAAATGCATGGACAAGGAGGCAAACCCAATCCGGAAATGTTGTTTGCGGCTGCCTACAGTTCATGTTACAATGGGGCGCTGATGGGCGTTGCTAAAAAGAGAAAAGTTATTCTGCCGGAACATGCCGTTGAGGTTAGTATTTCGCTCAATCAGGACGGCGAACGAATGTTCCTCTCCGGAAAAATTGTTGTGAAAGCGCCGGGTATGGACCACGATGAACTTCAGCAACTGGCTGATACAGCCCATGCCGTCTGCCCGTATTCGAAAGCGGTAAAAGGCAACATGGATATAAAAGTAGAAGTGCTGGTCTAA
- a CDS encoding DUF4292 domain-containing protein — translation MNKYLLFALCLGVLVNSESCRRRHLAQSSSSQPTVAVPDKPVSTTVTTDSSVAARPAPVRPADSTAATPRPPRPGIDEARANVAEIDFRFLTAKSKISFKSPNQDIDNANINIRVRKDSLIWLSVSKLGIEAVRGLITRDSITIIDKIHKEYSVYDFPTLSKQFNFEMNFSLLQALIVGNLPLPKRPAQKIKNERDYLLLRQSEGKVLVENYIGEQDRKLKKLMVTEQPTKNTLRLDYDDFTSLNSFLFPYTSLVTLDYQSRADGQFYQTLLRIKHNKVELVDKNPGFPFTIPASYQRRP, via the coding sequence ATGAATAAATACCTGTTGTTTGCCCTCTGTTTGGGCGTGTTGGTGAATTCGGAAAGTTGTCGGCGTCGGCATCTCGCCCAGTCGAGCAGTTCTCAGCCAACGGTTGCCGTTCCAGATAAGCCAGTTTCTACCACCGTAACTACCGATTCTTCTGTTGCTGCACGCCCTGCTCCGGTTCGTCCGGCGGATTCAACAGCGGCAACGCCCCGCCCACCCCGACCCGGCATTGACGAAGCCCGTGCCAATGTGGCCGAAATCGATTTTCGCTTCCTGACGGCTAAATCGAAGATCTCGTTCAAAAGCCCTAATCAGGATATTGACAATGCAAACATTAATATCCGGGTTCGGAAAGACAGCCTGATCTGGTTATCAGTCTCCAAACTGGGTATTGAAGCCGTTCGTGGCCTGATCACCCGCGATTCGATCACGATCATTGACAAGATTCATAAAGAGTACTCCGTTTACGACTTTCCGACGCTCAGCAAGCAGTTCAACTTCGAGATGAATTTTTCGTTGTTGCAAGCGCTGATCGTGGGAAATCTACCCCTACCCAAACGTCCGGCTCAGAAAATCAAGAATGAGCGCGACTACCTGCTGCTGCGTCAGAGCGAAGGGAAAGTACTGGTTGAAAACTACATTGGCGAGCAGGATCGAAAGTTAAAAAAACTGATGGTGACCGAGCAACCAACGAAAAATACACTGCGGCTGGATTACGATGATTTCACGTCGCTCAATAGCTTTCTGTTCCCCTACACTAGTCTGGTAACGCTTGATTATCAGTCGAGAGCGGACGGACAATTCTACCAGACACTTCTTCGGATTAAACACAACAAAGTTGAACTGGTTGATAAAAATCCAGGATTCCCATTTACTATTCCCGCCAGCTACCAGCGCCGGCCGTAA
- a CDS encoding porin family protein produces the protein MKRIVLAGVVAFVFCLVAIQTSFAQVQVGIRGGANWGFASKPDFLGSLTPTLHPSPGLTGAVFLDIPLSDRVSFRPEVAYVQKGFVVKEGLDLNFGGFTLPLGARIAYQAQTIEIPLLAKINLSDGAVQPYLIAGPAVSYAVDGRVRTRATALITTQPIDVNVNYGDMMNRWDIGAVGGLGLAMDAGAGKFFIEGRYTQGFTRQVQVPVVNINTRNRGVAVSLGYSFPIGGY, from the coding sequence ATGAAACGTATTGTGCTTGCCGGTGTTGTTGCCTTTGTTTTTTGCCTAGTCGCTATTCAAACCTCTTTTGCGCAGGTTCAGGTTGGTATCCGGGGTGGGGCCAACTGGGGGTTTGCCTCCAAACCTGATTTTCTGGGTAGCCTGACACCAACGCTGCATCCGTCGCCGGGGCTGACCGGTGCCGTTTTTCTGGATATTCCGTTGAGTGATCGTGTGTCATTCCGTCCTGAAGTGGCGTATGTGCAAAAAGGATTTGTCGTGAAAGAAGGGCTCGACCTGAACTTTGGTGGATTTACGTTGCCACTAGGTGCGCGGATTGCGTATCAGGCACAAACGATCGAAATTCCATTACTGGCCAAGATAAACCTGTCTGATGGTGCGGTGCAGCCTTACCTGATTGCGGGTCCGGCAGTGAGTTACGCCGTCGACGGGCGCGTCCGTACCCGTGCAACGGCTCTCATCACGACTCAACCCATTGATGTCAATGTCAATTATGGCGACATGATGAATCGCTGGGATATTGGGGCAGTTGGCGGATTGGGTCTTGCTATGGATGCTGGTGCTGGCAAATTCTTCATCGAAGGTCGTTACACGCAAGGGTTTACCCGTCAGGTGCAGGTTCCGGTCGTCAACATCAACACGCGTAACCGGGGTGTTGCCGTATCGCTGGGCTATTCATTCCCCATCGGTGGTTACTGA